GAGAACATTGTGGAGCCACAAGGAGCCACTTCTTTTTACTGCCGCTCCATCAAGCGGCTCCTCTCAGCGTATTTTCCGAAGCTTCCCGGTCGGAGCCCTTTCCTGCTTTCCCGTTTGGTAGGACTCCAGCAGAAGCCGCTAAAGGATCCCGAGCTGGAACGCTCCAAAAGAGACCCTAAATGAAGTACAGGCGCAGTGTCGCGTGAGTTGGATACACAGTGTCATACTTATTCGCATCTTACAAGATGTCGAGCCTTTGCCATTGAGATATGAAAGCATTAATGCAAGGGAGCTAGATTACCATGTCTCACACCGTATACAAGACAAATTGCACATAACAACTGTTTTGCAAACATAGTTTATTTGCACAGTCCATTAATTCAACAATTAACTGATGGTGAAATTAGCATTATTGATGCACGCTGACGCTTCAACTCACATGCCTGCTTCATCTGCGCGCCTTTTAACTTGCTTAAGCTCCTCCAGCACCTCTGCCATGGTGGGTCTCTCCTCCACGTCCTCCATGAGGCACCGGACAGCAAGCTCCCCAATCCTGTCGAGGCACTCCATGTAAACTTGAGACTGAGCACTGCCATGATCAGCTGGCAAGATGTCACTGTCGTACATCCCTCTCTTGTTCCCGCCGTCGCGCTTCCAGGGCTTGACGAACTCTATAGGGAGGCTCTTATCCCCATCATACCTCGCCGTCTTCCGGGTGATGAGCTCCAGGAGcaccacgccgaagctgtagacGTCGCTCTTCTCCGTGAAACGCCCAGTCTTCATGTACACCGGGTCTAGGTAGCTGATATCCGCTACCACGGACCTGGAGTACATTCCCATGGCCAACAGCTTGGACGACCCGAAGTCGGAGACCTTGGGCTTGAGGTCGTTgtcgaggaggatgttggcAGACTTGACGTCGCCGACGTGGTCCCCAACGGAAGCCTCTACGACGTGCCCCATTTATGAAATTATTAATTTCCTTTTTACAAGAGGTATTACCAAATTGTAACTAGAGAGGTACCAAATTTTGCTACCTCCCTAACCCGCTACCTCCGAAGGACAGTAAAAAAAGGACACTGCTTTGAAAGATGAGGAAACTATATGTTTGTAGGCATCATCATGCTTGTGAGgtttaattaagaaaaataaaccTAAATAGAGATGCATGCGTCATAGATATTTcagcaaaaaaaatagaaacatctTCATTTTAGTAACTAAACTGAAATACCAATTGATAAGAACTTGGGAGACGAAAGTTAATTAGTAGTTAATTACTCGCCAACTATCGCGACTGCATATCCTGGAATTATGGGCTGACATCCCTTTTCACTTTTACCATCACCTCTGTGCCCAAATTTGCATTTGCACGTGTAATTACCTTCCGTGTCGTGGCAAATACTACCACTGCCGCAATGATATTTTTTCTCGTACAATGAAGAATTGTTTTTCCGGAGTTCGCACTCGTTAATATCTGCATAATATGGATATATATACGCACACTGTTAAAAGTTTGTCCCTCGGAACGTTCAAAGCAATTGCTTTTGTCAGCCATTTACAGCGATACTATTTTACCATTCATTAATCATCCATGTTGTCCAAGATTATTAGTAATATCATTAATTATACTCACTCCATTAGTAGTTCGATTTAGGTTCATCATTCCTTTGAACCTCAGAGTCAATTTGATCTCTAATTTTTAAAGTAGATTTCCAAAATATCCTTGGTGGTGTCACAGCTGGGGaaagcccctttagtaccggttcccaaccccctttagtaccggttgtgtaaCCGGCATTGCTACTTTAGTACTAAAGGgaggaccctttagtaccgggtgaaataACTAGTACTAAatgggtattaaaaaaataaatcaccCCACCCGAGCTCGAGCCCTGTCGGCTCGAGTTTGGCCCCGCCACCCCTCTCGCCCAGACCCCGCCACcctcccgccaccaccaccctcccaccgccctcccgcccggcccccgacgccgctccttgcccaaccccgccgccctcccgcagCCGCTCCttgcccggccccgccaccctccTGCCGACGCACTGCTGGGGCCGGCCACTGGCGCCTCACCTCCCCGCACGCGCAGATGGGTGCCTCGCCTTCGGGCCGTCAGGTGTGAGGCTCACTCGCCGGCACAAGGCTGAGAGTGAgagtgggagggagggagtgagagaggaggggagatCGGCGGGCCAagagtgagagagggagggggagtggATAAGGAGAAAGGGGAGCGGGAATGGGCCGGGGGAGTGGATggagctcctttagtaccggtcaggAGCTCCAACCAATATTAAAGGTCACTGTTTAGTACCaagtggagcctccacccggtactaaaggggatcacgggGCGCACCTGGGGAACTAACCGTTAAATCTatcgggtcaaaaaccaactgGTACTATGAGTTAGGACCAATGTTTAGTTTTCTAGTAGGGTGTTTTGATATTGCTTAGACGATTAGTATCGTGTTCCAATTCAAGGCGGCGATCTATCTCAATTTTAGATTATAGATGTTTTAGATTTTCCATAGTGAGTAATCTAGAATGAACTAGACTTCTACTTTTTGAAGTGTATTGCAATTGCCTCGTTGTAGATGTTTCATGCTAACTGAATGAATTGTGGAGTTGATCGAAAACTGCATGAATCTATGATTTGGAATGTGTACGGTAAGCTATTGTCGGATAACCTCTCCGAGCTGTCAACAACAGGTAAAATAGATGCAAAGAAAACGGATATAATTGAAGCTACATGCAAAATAAATGTGGGCTAACTTTTGCATCCGTCGTTGATGTAGGGGTTGCCCTCGTATCCCTCCGAGCAGTTGCATAGGTACCCAGGCTCCTGTGTAGCATTGACACAATAGCTACGGGTGCTAACACAAGCGGAAGCTTATGCACCGCCATCCTCTGTCATTATCTGGCAAGACCCACCACTCCTGATGGCCCAGTCAAGCACCATAGGGACATTTATATCATCAAATAACAATCCACTCCGGATCAGAAAAGTATTTTTTCCAACACCAGTGAGGTCTTTCCTGCTGAAGTTGTACCTAAAAACATATACAAGTGAGGTCTTTCCTGCTGAAGTTGTACCTAAAAACATATACAAGATCAGATTGCTCTGGAAAAATGCATGCCGCGCCATTTCAGGTTACACGTCATTACGAAAGCtacaagttttttttataaCACCCCGTTCTCCAAAGCCGTACCGTCCAACCTttccgaggggcgggcacgcgtacacatagcaccctacttACATTTTCGTCCTCACTTCGTGTAAAAAGGTTAACCCGAAGacgctatggctggttgacaaagGATTATAAGTTGGCTctacccttgctcaactagcaatgtggtactaaacatgcgcacctacgCTAATaggccacactgggccaaccaaattgggtcgggtgtcacaatttttttccacaattATGCAAAAAGAGAACAAAAGGGAGTAGTTTTGACATGACTGAGTCTCTACCCTTCTATGGTGTCCGATGGCTGAGCCAGTTTTAGGATAAAAAAACTCGACCTGTAGGGGGTAAGATAACCTCCGGGCATTGCATTAAGAAGAAGATCTTCTCACGCAGGTCTAGTAAACCCTTAGTACCAGGTGAAGCTCCCCTCTGGTACTAAAGGTGCTCACGGGGGCCTCCTCGAGTACTATCCATTAGATCCGGTACTATGCTAATATTAGTATCGGGCTAaaagtgaccggtactaaacttCGGAATGAGAGGtcctttttctagtagtgagagCGGTCTTTCTCTTTGGCGTTTGTTTGGATTGAAGTGGAATGGGAGGGATTGGAGGGAAAATTTGTGCATTTAAGACTCCATCCCCTTTGTTCCACTCAATATTCTTCTATCAAACAGATAAACCCTTGGGTATTTTTATATACACTCATGGTGCATGACACAACTCTTGATAATGTAGCAAGTATTATGTGACGAAACATAATTAGCACTATGGCATATAGATAACTGCACCATCATGTTGGTTACCTACTCAcaaaattttaatttaaaattcaacttgtatgcaaaaaaataaaaaagataaatctcgTTAGGGGTATATTGGACCAAATAAAATAATTTAGGGGTAAATTATGGCTAAATTTTGTTGAGGGGTTAGATGGACAAAGCATATAGGCGAGGGTAGTaaaatgtattttttttcctttgttttttgtCGACGGAAAAACGGCTTGCGGACGAAGGACTTTGGGCTGCTTGTGGTTGGCGGGCCGTTTCGGGCCTGTTTAGATGTATACGCATACGCTGGGCCGCTGCTGGATCACCCCAAGATGCCTTACATACAGTCCTCTAGTTTGGGCCTTCTTAGCTGGCTGGCCCGCATTAGAGAAAGAATTCGTCAAATTATCCCATTTTTTGGGCAAGATCAGATTGACAAATTTTAGCTGCTGAGAATGAGAGATCAAAATATTAACGTAAAAAATGGCCGTACACGCTGGCAGAATGCCCACACTTAAgtgcataaaaaataaaataaaaaatcggCGAACTGATAGCTTGGTGTCACAGTCGTGCAATGCTTTGCCATTCACAAAAttgtaaaaataaaatgaaagaaATTGCTCCAGCACATGCATAtcctgccaaaaaaaaaaaacacgccTTAGCTCCTGGCTACAAATTAAGTGCTTAAACATTTTTCCATCCACAATTCCACAGATGAAATATAAGAGCAAAATGTCACCCTCGCAGAGGAACAGCACTCAAgacgccaaaaaaaaaatgttaacGGAAAAGATACGTATAAACACTAGAAAAAATCTGCACATGTTTCCTGTCCTCTTAAGCTTGTCGATGAATTTGGGCCAAATGTTCATATTCAGGAAATGCCTCTGCGATCCGCTCGACTAGGCTGCCCGGCAACGTTTGGGCCTGCAAAGCGGGCTGGTTCTGCACCAGACAGAGGATCACTTGTTGCACGTCCACTTCATCCAGAGAACCTGCACTTGCTCAAAGAGAGAAAAATATATGGTCACAAAACCATCCCATTTTTTTTAGGGAAAAGAACATACAAATAAAAACAATGCAAGAAGTTTACCCAATTCAATGTCTTGGGTTTCCTCATCCAGATCTCCTTCCTCGACAACCTCGATCGACTCACCCGCAGCCGCCAGCGCATATCGTTCAAGGAATTCTTCCTCCGTCTCTTCTCGCACATCATCATCCTCCGAATCCTAATTGCATTGTTTATTTTATCTTTCGTAGTACGCTTAAGCGTGACAGGAAAAGATAGAAAGCATAATTCTAGATTATGTTTGTTACCTCATCGTCATCGTCAgtatcttcctcctcttcctcatcatcaagatcttcagcgccatcgtcgtcatcgtcattATCCCCATCCTCTTGAACTTCCTTCAGCTGAATGCAAGATTCCATCAATGATACATAGCAGTCTTGCAACAGTTTAGTACCACCCATGGAAAGGACCAGGAGACGCTCAATCACAGTCGATAACGTTAGCACTGCATGAAGGTAGCAAACAGTGAAAAGCTGACCAACTTTGTAAGATGACAGAAAATATCAACAAGATTAAACATAGCAGTGATCTGTACATAGCTACTTACAAGCTAATTTGATCTCAGATTCAGAtgacaggccaggactgaatgAGCTGCTTGAGACTTGTGCCAATGCAGATGCCCAGATTGCATAACCATTACCATCATAGTTGTTCAAGACTTGTTCAATGACATCTGGATAGCAAATGTAGCATGACGAAATTGCCAGCAAAAGTGGTTTCCATATCCCAGCAGGACTGTCAGATATAGACTTGAAATGGGAAAATGCTGCTTGCGCAAAGGATACAGCAACAGTCTTTCTAGCATCTTCTGTTCCAAGGGAGAAATTTGGAGCATGCAGTAGCGTATGGATGCATGAGCATGCCCTCCATGTGGCAGATGGGTAGGCTGCAATGGCCCTCGTGACAAAATTAGAAACCCGGCCAATGATTGAACTCTGTGAACCATTTTCAGACTGCGAAGGAAGCATTTTTAGGAAGAAACCGGTGAGGTCAAATCTTTGGTGGAAATTGACAGCTTCTTTAATTGTATTGAAAACTTCCTGATCCTCCATCTCCTCCCAGGAGTCCCAGTTAGCAATAGTGTCAGCCCATACAACTACTAGTTCAAAGACCTTCATACTTGCAGTTTCTTCCATGCAAGTCACAGACCTCATGACAAACTCAAGTAACACAGAAGCATCATTTACGCATGACGGAGGTGGCAATGCAGAACAAGAGTTCTCCTGAACTGGCAATAACCAAGCTTTTTGTAGCAGCAACGAAAATGTTTGAGCAATAGCAGACTGGCCTGACTGCCAGACCCTCTTTTCATGTTTCCTGTTTTCATCTGGCGCAGAGCTCTCCCAAGCTTGAGCCATCGCTACCAGTGAAGCAAAACCCTGTTCAACAACCTAAATAGCACATACATTTAATAGTGTGGTTGGGATTTCCTTCAGTAGTTCCACATGAATGGTTGATGGTATTAATATTCCACTGAAAGAAGTTTACAAGTTGGATTCAGATTCTTCTCTCCGATTTTAGTTTGAATGAGTATAGCTAAACCGTAATTTCCAGAAGGCATGTAGTAATTTTATTTATATAGAAGTAATAATTGGTCAAATGATTAAAAGCAAGCAATGATGATTTAACCTGCTTGCACAAAGTATCAAAATATTGGACACATAGAAGATGGATGCACTATTACCTGAGGCCAGGGCTCTGGAACAGGGGGCAGGAGCTTCATTATGGTATTGGCAATGTTAGACACAATTTCAGGAATATGAGGCATAATTTTTTCTTGCCCACCCTCAACTATAGTGCCCAGAAGCTTAAACAGAAGAGCAGACTCATTTTCATCTCCAGTACTTATTCTTTTCACAACCGTTTGCAAAAGAACGAGCCAGTCAGGTGGAGCATAACTGTTCTGCCAAATGCACAGAGAAAATACCTCAGTTTACATTTCCAGGGGCAGGTGGACCACATTGAAAAATACAACGTTGACTGTTACCTCAATGAGTTCTGCAATAGCACCAGAAGCAGAGGCATAAACTGGATAGCAAGTTATATCCTCCACATCCTCCATGGTCAACGCCTTCATTAAGGAATGATAAATACTCTTGCTCATGGCCTACAGGTAAGCAAATAAAAATTAGAAAGTCAAATATACAATGTACAAGAATATACATATTACATGAAGCCTTTTACTCTGATACAGTATTTCCTATGAGATGAAGAAATTAAGAAACAAGGAAGTAACCTCTGGTAGGCATATCGCAAGCTGTCCAATAACCCAATTAGCTGTTGAAATCAGATATGGGCTGCATGGATCCAACGAATACAATGGAAGAATCCGATTCCTGATCAATGTAACTGTTAAATCTTTCTTCTCAGTCAGAAACTGCAAGACGGATACTGAAATGAATCAGCATTTATTATAAAATAGATTTGCCAAATAAGATAGCCTATGAATGTAATGTACAAGTCTTACATCTTGGAGGCCTCCATATGCCATTAAAACGCCAAAATAACTGAAATGAATGATAGTGAAATCAACTATTTAGTACATCAGGAGTTCAGGAAAAGCTGCATTTCTGTAATTCTTTGTTTTACGATAAAATTTATTATGTTCTTACTTCCGCACAGCAATTGATGATGCAttttcaccatgggaaggtatAGGAAACTTTGATAGGAATGGGATGACCAATAACTCCCCAATGGAGCTCCTTTCTGATTTTCCTTTACTTTTATCACCTTTCTTGCGCTTGGATGCTGCAGATGCAACTGGTGGACCCtgaaaccaaaaaaaaaggtgCGAGTAAATGAGTGGAAcatctgcacattttgtattaATTCAACAAGCTACCTGGTtcaataataaaaataaagatgAGTATGAACTGGGAAGTTTGTGCATATAGCCATAAAAAGCACTCGATACAGAATGAGTAAGTCATGGACTACAGTATAGCAATTCAatatctaaaaatatttttgctCAGCCTGAACTCAACAGTACAGTGTGTTCAATAAactagaagaaagaaaaagaatcaCAACCTTTGACAGCGCTATAACACCAAGTAAATTGATTGCACTTTTCCTGGCAGTGAATAAATCCTCAGTCCATCCTGAAATTTCATCCTGCCAATAAATAAATCAGTTGACAGCATGAACACTGCAAACAAAACTACAAATGCTGAATCCTGCACTTACAAGTTCAGAAGGAAGATTCTTTTGCACATACTCATCAGTATCCTCCTCCCACTCTGCTATATCCTAAATATAGACAAAAATTAGACCAAAAAAAGTATATAATGGGCATGTgttatttatgaaaaaaaatatgtagcTAACCTTCTCATTCAATGCTAATGCTGGAAAAATTGCTGAATCCAGAAGTGAAGAAAAATGTGGCGAAACAAGTCGCCATCCCTGCAAACAAGAGAGCAGATGGACACCAAGTTCCAACATATGAGAGTATTATCAATGCCAACTACTTAGTGCAGATACTTACCGGTCCTGTTTCCAATACTCGAGAAATCACATCAAATGCTAATGAAAAAATCCGATTGGGGAGAGAGTCGAGTTTCTGCAATCATTTGGGTATCTTAGGATCTCATCCAATAATAATTAACAAAACTCATTACAGTGCCCATTGCAGCACTCATGAATCAAGAACGTCAGTATGGGGCTGTGGGCTCAGAATGCTAGCCTACATTTTGTTGCAAAAATAAGTGAATTCCATAAGATATCGAACTTACACTTAAATTGATGCTCTGTTTTGATATTTTGATTGCACAGTTGACAATGTGAGGCATCTGGCTGAGAACATTGGTGCGTAAGTATTATGGAAAATatgcaagaaaagaaaacaaaggctAAACTACATACTCATCTGCATGTTTCCGGTGACGAGTAACAAGTGCACAAAATATGATAAGACATCTCTTTGCAATCTTGAGCCTCACCAAAGCTCCATCTTCAGGAAGGCTATTAAAGTTCAAAGAATCTAGTATGCGCAACATGTCTTTGCAAAAGGAAGGCAAAATTTGCTTCATCCTAGATGGCATGTATGACCTCACCTGCAAGAATATAACAATCAGATATACCCATGAGAAAAGGTTAGTATTTAACAAGCATGCATGCCACAAAAATTGATTAGCTGCAGCATTACAACAATGTCAAAGCACAGAAAGGTGAGTAATGCACTCAAAAAATGCAAAAGAGCATAGCCAAACCCAATATATCAATCCTACAATACCCCCTTAAACAGGCATGAAAGCTAAACTATTCGACCCACCATTTCATTGATTCAGCTCCCTAGATTTCAACAGCTGATAATCTTAAAAGTATTTCTGCAGGTGATACTTATCTTGCTGAAAGCAATTTTTAGATTTTCTTCTTCACCTTTATTCAAGAAAATGTTGCAATGATATGGCTAATACATAAAGaatatgaaataaaaaaagggcGCTTACAGTGAAATACATGCATTTGCATGTGATGAGTAATAGCTGCTCATATTCCATTCTAGCCTCATCAGGTGACAACAGAACCTATTGCACACACCATAAATGTTTAAAACAAAACGATCAAGCTGACATGACATTTAACAAAAAAGAGAGTGCACAAACATAATACCTTGTCAGCAAAGTGATGGAATGTCACTTGCAATGGTACAAGAATCTCAGCTGCAATTTGCTCTAACTGTTGTGGAACAGGCTCTTTTGCAACTTTTGGATTCAAGAAATACTGTAAGATGACAcataaattagaaaaaaaaagaaatatggaACCTATTAAACCACTATGTGTGAAATCTAGAACACCAATGAATATAACTGAAATAAATTAGAGTAGTGCTTCAGTAGAAGTCTGATAGTGGCATACTAACAACTTGCTAGTGAATTGAAATGCTAACTGATGAGTATAGAATCTCAAACAGCGTATACCAGGAAATTAGAATAATAGCAAGTTCCAAAAGGAAAGAATAATCCAGCGGGGAGAGCCAGACgagcggcggatccggcggaggACAAGAGCACGCAAGTGCAACGTGCGTGGAAAAAAAGAATCCTAGGGCAGATTGAGAAGAAATCTAACCCTAGTTTGGCTCTGTAccatgttaggaatagcacttgtattcataactGGGGCActaggcccatatatatacaggtacagGGAGGGGGAAAATATACGCAAAAACACCTAATAGAAAAGGAAAGTAGcaacagtacatatacatctaacagaATCAAATTCATTTCATAATTTTGTTACAGCAAAGATAGTGACTTTACCCAGGACAAGAAATTTGTAACTGTAAAGAATGCAAGGGCCACATTGTACAGACATCAAAGTCACGCATTCACACTTTTGGAGAAACTGAAGGTGAAGTAGATGGTTTTCAGAAGCATGCCAGAATCATAGAAAGTGAGAGATATACCTGGAAGGGCCTAACAACAGATTGAAGTACTTTGAGAGCATTAATGGTATTCCACTCAGGATGCTGGCCTGGACTAATAAGATTGCTGCTCTGGATCACTAGTTTCAACTGGGGGGTAAGCTCAGGCCACAAGTTATTCTTGACAAAATCTTTTTCCACAACTGGTCGGAACTGTTCAGTAGAAATTGTAGAGCACATAAGCCATTAGTAAAACAGCCTTACTAGTGAGGCATCCAATCGCAGGGCTCTTGAGGGATATAAGACTTACAGCTTCAATCAGCACTCGAAGAATTGCAGGTTCCACTCGAAGTAAAGCCTGGGCAAGTTGATCCCGGAATTCCTTGTACAGCTCAGACGAAGACAGGCTGCCCTCCATATTGCGCCGGGTGAAATTT
This genomic window from Setaria viridis chromosome 8, Setaria_viridis_v4.0, whole genome shotgun sequence contains:
- the LOC140220333 gene encoding probable serine/threonine-protein kinase PBL9, encoding MGHVVEASVGDHVGDVKSANILLDNDLKPKVSDFGSSKLLAMGMYSRSVVADISYLDPVYMKTGRFTEKSDVYSFGVVLLELITRKTARYDGDKSLPIEFVKPWKRDGGNKRGMYDSDILPADHGSAQSQVYMECLDRIGELAVRCLMEDVEERPTMAEVLEELKQVKRRADEAGM
- the LOC117833494 gene encoding uncharacterized protein is translated as MEIETSAAPAAAVAGDELRRLLAATLSPDKASVDAAAAGLDRAAADPRFPLAILAVAAGDGDQGVRVAAATYLKNFTRRNMEGSLSSSELYKEFRDQLAQALLRVEPAILRVLIEAFRPVVEKDFVKNNLWPELTPQLKLVIQSSNLISPGQHPEWNTINALKVLQSVVRPFQYFLNPKVAKEPVPQQLEQIAAEILVPLQVTFHHFADKVLLSPDEARMEYEQLLLITCKCMYFTVRSYMPSRMKQILPSFCKDMLRILDSLNFNSLPEDGALVRLKIAKRCLIIFCALVTRHRKHADDQMPHIVNCAIKISKQSINLSKLDSLPNRIFSLAFDVISRVLETGPGWRLVSPHFSSLLDSAIFPALALNEKDIAEWEEDTDEYVQKNLPSELDEISGWTEDLFTARKSAINLLGVIALSKGPPVASAASKRKKGDKSKGKSERSSIGELLVIPFLSKFPIPSHGENASSIAVRNYFGVLMAYGGLQDFLTEKKDLTVTLIRNRILPLYSLDPCSPYLISTANWVIGQLAICLPEAMSKSIYHSLMKALTMEDVEDITCYPVYASASGAIAELIENSYAPPDWLVLLQTVVKRISTGDENESALLFKLLGTIVEGGQEKIMPHIPEIVSNIANTIMKLLPPVPEPWPQVVEQGFASLVAMAQAWESSAPDENRKHEKRVWQSGQSAIAQTFSLLLQKAWLLPVQENSCSALPPPSCVNDASVLLEFVMRSVTCMEETASMKVFELVVVWADTIANWDSWEEMEDQEVFNTIKEAVNFHQRFDLTGFFLKMLPSQSENGSQSSIIGRVSNFVTRAIAAYPSATWRACSCIHTLLHAPNFSLGTEDARKTVAVSFAQAAFSHFKSISDSPAGIWKPLLLAISSCYICYPDVIEQVLNNYDGNGYAIWASALAQVSSSSFSPGLSSESEIKLALLTLSTVIERLLVLSMGGTKLLQDCYVSLMESCIQLKEVQEDGDNDDDDDGAEDLDDEEEEEDTDDDDEDSEDDDVREETEEEFLERYALAAAGESIEVVEEGDLDEETQDIELGSLDEVDVQQVILCLVQNQPALQAQTLPGSLVERIAEAFPEYEHLAQIHRQA